The following are encoded in a window of Alosa sapidissima isolate fAloSap1 chromosome 12, fAloSap1.pri, whole genome shotgun sequence genomic DNA:
- the LOC121677605 gene encoding torsin-1A-interacting protein 2-like isoform X3 yields MQDSSHSNEGLDGKALETNEQKTSVGGKDGESTEDGSLDLSSSIAVKSTPSDSNGDSTAEDLRHSGKVEVNEAGDAAIGIGGGVEKAGGVEKAGGVEKAGGVEKAGGVEKAGGVEQDGGVEQAGGVEKAGGVEKAGGVEKAGGVEKAGGVEKAGGVEQAGGVEQAGGVEQAGGVEQAGGVEQAGGVEQAGGVEQAGGVEQAGGVEKAGGVEKAGGVEQDTAGAGGAAATPDAGDQEEHATEGGKHADTAVHNNATWLTSLLKTVDAETVCEDAEEPLSVPAGPETEAGGDTAIDENIAAADAAREGGTEATAVDAGAEADAAIQSEDASDKIKIKTETPPAGAVPTAGCDTGMKTSLKGDAGLRKKTQAKVQERTPTTQTTEVEETDQRALPETKSTLHVPVGLAIGAVFIAIAVAALCYRPAAELRKPTLNRVEVFQEEMVKVEQSFRNQRSELWRRSRIHLQRHLNSTKPSEPVSLILVGGRKAERTLKCLAVRLAEAFSSSLNGSVLQVDGSSLANMDHDKVKLDLDNQLKEAFMGDKPAAVIHRLEELLPSSTLIFYRYCDHENAAYKDPFLAFTMLLPQDAVDPGFSMSQVEDMAHSHLHQKYLTSDQPDTFDRMDVDKLSGLWSRISHLILPVNMEEHMEKGGCDRK; encoded by the exons ATGCAGGACTCCAGTCACTCTAATGAAG GCCTGGATGGAAAGGCACTGGAGACCAATGAGCAGAAGACAAGTGTAGgaggaaaagatggagagagcacTGAAGATGGATCATTAGATCTTTCATCCTCCATTGCAGTgaaatcaacaccatcag ACTCAAATGGGGATTCAACAGCAGAGGACCTGAGACATTCGGGCAAAGTTGAAGTAAATGAGGCAGGAGATGCAGCAATTGGAATAGGAGGAGGAGTTGAGAAAGCTGGAGGAGTTGAGAAAGCTGGAGGAGTTGAGAAAGCTGGAGGAGTTGAGAAAGCTGGAGGAGTTGAGAAAGCTGGAGGAGTTGAGCAAGATGGAGGAGTTGAGCAAGCTGGAGGAGTTGAGAAAGCTGGAGGAGTTGAGAAAGCTGGAGGAGTTGAGAAAGCTGGAGGAGTTGAGAAAGCTGGAGGAGTTGAGAAAGCTGGAGGAGTTGAGCAAGCTGGAGGAGTTGAGCAAGCTGGAGGAGTTGAGCAAGCTGGAGGAGTTGAGCAAGCTGGAGGAGTTGAGCAAGCTGGAGGAGTTGAGCAAGCTGGAGGAGTTGAGCAAGCTGGAGGAGTTGAGCAAGCTGGAGGAGTTGAGAAAGCTGGAGGAGTTGAGAAAGCTGGAGGAGTTGAGCAAGACACAGCAGGAGCCGGAGGGGCTGCTGCAACACCAGACGCAGGAGATCAAGAAGAACATGCAACAGAAGGTGGAAAGCATGCAGACACAGCTGTGCACAACAATG CCACATGGCTGACTTCTCTCCTGAAAACAGTAGATGCAGAAACTGTGTGTGAAGATGCAGAAGAGCCACTTTCAGTGCCTGCTGGACCAGAAACAGAAGCAGGAGGCGACACTGCCATAG ATGAAAACATTGCAGCAGCAGATGCAGCGCGCGAAGGAGGGACAGAGGCCACAGCTGTGGATGCTGGAGCAGAAG CAGATGCAGCAATTCAAAGTGAAGATGCATcagacaaaataaaaataaaaacagagacCCCTCCTGCAGGAGCAGTACCAACAGCAGGATGTGACACTGGTATGAAGACAAGCCTAAAAG GTGATGCCGGACTGAGAAAAAAAACCCAGGCTAAGGTGCAGGAAAGAACACCgacaacacaaacaacagaaGTGGAAGAGACCGATCAGAGAGCTCTTCCAGAAACAAAATCAACACTACACG TACCGGTGGGGCTGGCTATAGGAGCAGTGTTCATAGCGATCGCTGTGGCGGCACTGTGTTACCGGCCTGCTGCTGAGCTAAGAAAGCCAACCCTGAACAGAGTGGAAGTGTTCCAGGAGGAGATGGTGAAGGTTGAGCAGAGCTTCCGCAATCAGCGGTCAGAGCTTTGGCGGCGCAGCCGCATACACCTCCAGCGCCACCTGAATTCCACCAAGCCCAGCGAGCCGGTCAGCCTGATCTTGGTGGGGGGCCGCAAAGCAGAGAGGACCCTGAAGTGCCTGGCTGTACGCCTGGCTGAAGCCTTCTCCTCGTCCCTCAATGGATCTGTGCTTCAGGTGGACGGCAGCAGTCTGGCCAACATGGACCACGACAAG GTTAAGCTAGATCTGGACAACCAGCTGAAAGAAGCCTTTATGGGCGACAAGCCGGCTGCCGTCATCCACCGCCTGGAAGAGCTGCTGCCGAGCTCCACGCTCATCTTCTACCGCTACTGCGACCACGAGAACGCCGCCTACAAGGATCCTTTCCTGGCCTTCACCATGCTCCTGCCTCAGGACGCCGTGGATCCAGGGTTCAGCATGAGTCAAGTGGAAGACATGGCACACAGCCACCTCCACCAAAAGTACCTGACCTCAGATCAGCCGGACACTTTTGACAGAATGGACGTGGACAAGCTGAGTGGGCTGTGGAGCCGCATATCCCATCTTATACTGCCTGTGAATATGGAGGAGCACATGGAGAAAGGTGGCTGTGACAGGAAGTGA
- the LOC121677605 gene encoding torsin-1A-interacting protein 2-like isoform X5, which yields MQDSSHSNEGLDGKALETNEQKTSVGGKDGESTEDGSLDLSSSIAVKSTPSDSNGDSTAEDLRHSGKVEVNEAGDAAIGIGGGVEKAGGVEKAGGVEKAGGVEKAGGVEKAGGVEQDGGVEQAGGVEKAGGVEKAGGVEKAGGVEKAGGVEKAGGVEQAGGVEQAGGVEQAGGVEQAGGVEQAGGVEQAGGVEQAGGVEQAGGVEKAGGVEKAGGVEQDTAGAGGAAATPDAGDQEEHATEGGKHADTAVHNNATWLTSLLKTVDAETVCEDAEEPLSVPAGPETEAGGDTAIEPTDENIAAADAAREGGTEATAVDAGAEDAAIQSEDASDKIKIKTETPPAGAVPTAGCDTGDAGLRKKTQAKVQERTPTTQTTEVEETDQRALPETKSTLHVPVGLAIGAVFIAIAVAALCYRPAAELRKPTLNRVEVFQEEMVKVEQSFRNQRSELWRRSRIHLQRHLNSTKPSEPVSLILVGGRKAERTLKCLAVRLAEAFSSSLNGSVLQVDGSSLANMDHDKVKLDLDNQLKEAFMGDKPAAVIHRLEELLPSSTLIFYRYCDHENAAYKDPFLAFTMLLPQDAVDPGFSMSQVEDMAHSHLHQKYLTSDQPDTFDRMDVDKLSGLWSRISHLILPVNMEEHMEKGGCDRK from the exons ATGCAGGACTCCAGTCACTCTAATGAAG GCCTGGATGGAAAGGCACTGGAGACCAATGAGCAGAAGACAAGTGTAGgaggaaaagatggagagagcacTGAAGATGGATCATTAGATCTTTCATCCTCCATTGCAGTgaaatcaacaccatcag ACTCAAATGGGGATTCAACAGCAGAGGACCTGAGACATTCGGGCAAAGTTGAAGTAAATGAGGCAGGAGATGCAGCAATTGGAATAGGAGGAGGAGTTGAGAAAGCTGGAGGAGTTGAGAAAGCTGGAGGAGTTGAGAAAGCTGGAGGAGTTGAGAAAGCTGGAGGAGTTGAGAAAGCTGGAGGAGTTGAGCAAGATGGAGGAGTTGAGCAAGCTGGAGGAGTTGAGAAAGCTGGAGGAGTTGAGAAAGCTGGAGGAGTTGAGAAAGCTGGAGGAGTTGAGAAAGCTGGAGGAGTTGAGAAAGCTGGAGGAGTTGAGCAAGCTGGAGGAGTTGAGCAAGCTGGAGGAGTTGAGCAAGCTGGAGGAGTTGAGCAAGCTGGAGGAGTTGAGCAAGCTGGAGGAGTTGAGCAAGCTGGAGGAGTTGAGCAAGCTGGAGGAGTTGAGCAAGCTGGAGGAGTTGAGAAAGCTGGAGGAGTTGAGAAAGCTGGAGGAGTTGAGCAAGACACAGCAGGAGCCGGAGGGGCTGCTGCAACACCAGACGCAGGAGATCAAGAAGAACATGCAACAGAAGGTGGAAAGCATGCAGACACAGCTGTGCACAACAATG CCACATGGCTGACTTCTCTCCTGAAAACAGTAGATGCAGAAACTGTGTGTGAAGATGCAGAAGAGCCACTTTCAGTGCCTGCTGGACCAGAAACAGAAGCAGGAGGCGACACTGCCATAG AACCAACAGATGAAAACATTGCAGCAGCAGATGCAGCGCGCGAAGGAGGGACAGAGGCCACAGCTGTGGATGCTGGAGCAGAAG ATGCAGCAATTCAAAGTGAAGATGCATcagacaaaataaaaataaaaacagagacCCCTCCTGCAGGAGCAGTACCAACAGCAGGATGTGACACTG GTGATGCCGGACTGAGAAAAAAAACCCAGGCTAAGGTGCAGGAAAGAACACCgacaacacaaacaacagaaGTGGAAGAGACCGATCAGAGAGCTCTTCCAGAAACAAAATCAACACTACACG TACCGGTGGGGCTGGCTATAGGAGCAGTGTTCATAGCGATCGCTGTGGCGGCACTGTGTTACCGGCCTGCTGCTGAGCTAAGAAAGCCAACCCTGAACAGAGTGGAAGTGTTCCAGGAGGAGATGGTGAAGGTTGAGCAGAGCTTCCGCAATCAGCGGTCAGAGCTTTGGCGGCGCAGCCGCATACACCTCCAGCGCCACCTGAATTCCACCAAGCCCAGCGAGCCGGTCAGCCTGATCTTGGTGGGGGGCCGCAAAGCAGAGAGGACCCTGAAGTGCCTGGCTGTACGCCTGGCTGAAGCCTTCTCCTCGTCCCTCAATGGATCTGTGCTTCAGGTGGACGGCAGCAGTCTGGCCAACATGGACCACGACAAG GTTAAGCTAGATCTGGACAACCAGCTGAAAGAAGCCTTTATGGGCGACAAGCCGGCTGCCGTCATCCACCGCCTGGAAGAGCTGCTGCCGAGCTCCACGCTCATCTTCTACCGCTACTGCGACCACGAGAACGCCGCCTACAAGGATCCTTTCCTGGCCTTCACCATGCTCCTGCCTCAGGACGCCGTGGATCCAGGGTTCAGCATGAGTCAAGTGGAAGACATGGCACACAGCCACCTCCACCAAAAGTACCTGACCTCAGATCAGCCGGACACTTTTGACAGAATGGACGTGGACAAGCTGAGTGGGCTGTGGAGCCGCATATCCCATCTTATACTGCCTGTGAATATGGAGGAGCACATGGAGAAAGGTGGCTGTGACAGGAAGTGA
- the LOC121677605 gene encoding torsin-1A-interacting protein 2-like isoform X10, producing MQDSSHSNEGLDGKALETNEQKTSVGGKDGESTEDGSLDLSSSIAVKSTPSDSNGDSTAEDLRHSGKVEVNEAGDAAIGIGGGVEKAGGVEKAGGVEKAGGVEKAGGVEKAGGVEQDGGVEQAGGVEKAGGVEKAGGVEKAGGVEKAGGVEKAGGVEQAGGVEQAGGVEQAGGVEQAGGVEQAGGVEQAGGVEQAGGVEQAGGVEKAGGVEKAGGVEQDTAGAGGAAATPDAGDQEEHATEGGKHADTAVHNNDAETVCEDAEEPLSVPAGPETEAGGDTAIEPTDENIAAADAAREGGTEATAVDAGAEADAAIQSEDASDKIKIKTETPPAGAVPTAGCDTGDAGLRKKTQAKVQERTPTTQTTEVEETDQRALPETKSTLHVPVGLAIGAVFIAIAVAALCYRPAAELRKPTLNRVEVFQEEMVKVEQSFRNQRSELWRRSRIHLQRHLNSTKPSEPVSLILVGGRKAERTLKCLAVRLAEAFSSSLNGSVLQVDGSSLANMDHDKVKLDLDNQLKEAFMGDKPAAVIHRLEELLPSSTLIFYRYCDHENAAYKDPFLAFTMLLPQDAVDPGFSMSQVEDMAHSHLHQKYLTSDQPDTFDRMDVDKLSGLWSRISHLILPVNMEEHMEKGGCDRK from the exons ATGCAGGACTCCAGTCACTCTAATGAAG GCCTGGATGGAAAGGCACTGGAGACCAATGAGCAGAAGACAAGTGTAGgaggaaaagatggagagagcacTGAAGATGGATCATTAGATCTTTCATCCTCCATTGCAGTgaaatcaacaccatcag ACTCAAATGGGGATTCAACAGCAGAGGACCTGAGACATTCGGGCAAAGTTGAAGTAAATGAGGCAGGAGATGCAGCAATTGGAATAGGAGGAGGAGTTGAGAAAGCTGGAGGAGTTGAGAAAGCTGGAGGAGTTGAGAAAGCTGGAGGAGTTGAGAAAGCTGGAGGAGTTGAGAAAGCTGGAGGAGTTGAGCAAGATGGAGGAGTTGAGCAAGCTGGAGGAGTTGAGAAAGCTGGAGGAGTTGAGAAAGCTGGAGGAGTTGAGAAAGCTGGAGGAGTTGAGAAAGCTGGAGGAGTTGAGAAAGCTGGAGGAGTTGAGCAAGCTGGAGGAGTTGAGCAAGCTGGAGGAGTTGAGCAAGCTGGAGGAGTTGAGCAAGCTGGAGGAGTTGAGCAAGCTGGAGGAGTTGAGCAAGCTGGAGGAGTTGAGCAAGCTGGAGGAGTTGAGCAAGCTGGAGGAGTTGAGAAAGCTGGAGGAGTTGAGAAAGCTGGAGGAGTTGAGCAAGACACAGCAGGAGCCGGAGGGGCTGCTGCAACACCAGACGCAGGAGATCAAGAAGAACATGCAACAGAAGGTGGAAAGCATGCAGACACAGCTGTGCACAACAATG ATGCAGAAACTGTGTGTGAAGATGCAGAAGAGCCACTTTCAGTGCCTGCTGGACCAGAAACAGAAGCAGGAGGCGACACTGCCATAG AACCAACAGATGAAAACATTGCAGCAGCAGATGCAGCGCGCGAAGGAGGGACAGAGGCCACAGCTGTGGATGCTGGAGCAGAAG CAGATGCAGCAATTCAAAGTGAAGATGCATcagacaaaataaaaataaaaacagagacCCCTCCTGCAGGAGCAGTACCAACAGCAGGATGTGACACTG GTGATGCCGGACTGAGAAAAAAAACCCAGGCTAAGGTGCAGGAAAGAACACCgacaacacaaacaacagaaGTGGAAGAGACCGATCAGAGAGCTCTTCCAGAAACAAAATCAACACTACACG TACCGGTGGGGCTGGCTATAGGAGCAGTGTTCATAGCGATCGCTGTGGCGGCACTGTGTTACCGGCCTGCTGCTGAGCTAAGAAAGCCAACCCTGAACAGAGTGGAAGTGTTCCAGGAGGAGATGGTGAAGGTTGAGCAGAGCTTCCGCAATCAGCGGTCAGAGCTTTGGCGGCGCAGCCGCATACACCTCCAGCGCCACCTGAATTCCACCAAGCCCAGCGAGCCGGTCAGCCTGATCTTGGTGGGGGGCCGCAAAGCAGAGAGGACCCTGAAGTGCCTGGCTGTACGCCTGGCTGAAGCCTTCTCCTCGTCCCTCAATGGATCTGTGCTTCAGGTGGACGGCAGCAGTCTGGCCAACATGGACCACGACAAG GTTAAGCTAGATCTGGACAACCAGCTGAAAGAAGCCTTTATGGGCGACAAGCCGGCTGCCGTCATCCACCGCCTGGAAGAGCTGCTGCCGAGCTCCACGCTCATCTTCTACCGCTACTGCGACCACGAGAACGCCGCCTACAAGGATCCTTTCCTGGCCTTCACCATGCTCCTGCCTCAGGACGCCGTGGATCCAGGGTTCAGCATGAGTCAAGTGGAAGACATGGCACACAGCCACCTCCACCAAAAGTACCTGACCTCAGATCAGCCGGACACTTTTGACAGAATGGACGTGGACAAGCTGAGTGGGCTGTGGAGCCGCATATCCCATCTTATACTGCCTGTGAATATGGAGGAGCACATGGAGAAAGGTGGCTGTGACAGGAAGTGA
- the LOC121677605 gene encoding torsin-1A-interacting protein 2-like isoform X8, which produces MQDSSHSNEGLDGKALETNEQKTSVGGKDGESTEDGSLDLSSSIAVKSTPSDSNGDSTAEDLRHSGKVEVNEAGDAAIGIGGGVEKAGGVEKAGGVEKAGGVEKAGGVEKAGGVEQDGGVEQAGGVEKAGGVEKAGGVEKAGGVEKAGGVEKAGGVEQAGGVEQAGGVEQAGGVEQAGGVEQAGGVEQAGGVEQAGGVEQAGGVEKAGGVEKAGGVEQDTAGAGGAAATPDAGDQEEHATEGGKHADTAVHNNATWLTSLLKTVDAETVCEDAEEPLSVPAGPETEAGGDTAIEPTDENIAAADAAREAADAAIQSEDASDKIKIKTETPPAGAVPTAGCDTGMKTSLKGDAGLRKKTQAKVQERTPTTQTTEVEETDQRALPETKSTLHVPVGLAIGAVFIAIAVAALCYRPAAELRKPTLNRVEVFQEEMVKVEQSFRNQRSELWRRSRIHLQRHLNSTKPSEPVSLILVGGRKAERTLKCLAVRLAEAFSSSLNGSVLQVDGSSLANMDHDKVKLDLDNQLKEAFMGDKPAAVIHRLEELLPSSTLIFYRYCDHENAAYKDPFLAFTMLLPQDAVDPGFSMSQVEDMAHSHLHQKYLTSDQPDTFDRMDVDKLSGLWSRISHLILPVNMEEHMEKGGCDRK; this is translated from the exons ATGCAGGACTCCAGTCACTCTAATGAAG GCCTGGATGGAAAGGCACTGGAGACCAATGAGCAGAAGACAAGTGTAGgaggaaaagatggagagagcacTGAAGATGGATCATTAGATCTTTCATCCTCCATTGCAGTgaaatcaacaccatcag ACTCAAATGGGGATTCAACAGCAGAGGACCTGAGACATTCGGGCAAAGTTGAAGTAAATGAGGCAGGAGATGCAGCAATTGGAATAGGAGGAGGAGTTGAGAAAGCTGGAGGAGTTGAGAAAGCTGGAGGAGTTGAGAAAGCTGGAGGAGTTGAGAAAGCTGGAGGAGTTGAGAAAGCTGGAGGAGTTGAGCAAGATGGAGGAGTTGAGCAAGCTGGAGGAGTTGAGAAAGCTGGAGGAGTTGAGAAAGCTGGAGGAGTTGAGAAAGCTGGAGGAGTTGAGAAAGCTGGAGGAGTTGAGAAAGCTGGAGGAGTTGAGCAAGCTGGAGGAGTTGAGCAAGCTGGAGGAGTTGAGCAAGCTGGAGGAGTTGAGCAAGCTGGAGGAGTTGAGCAAGCTGGAGGAGTTGAGCAAGCTGGAGGAGTTGAGCAAGCTGGAGGAGTTGAGCAAGCTGGAGGAGTTGAGAAAGCTGGAGGAGTTGAGAAAGCTGGAGGAGTTGAGCAAGACACAGCAGGAGCCGGAGGGGCTGCTGCAACACCAGACGCAGGAGATCAAGAAGAACATGCAACAGAAGGTGGAAAGCATGCAGACACAGCTGTGCACAACAATG CCACATGGCTGACTTCTCTCCTGAAAACAGTAGATGCAGAAACTGTGTGTGAAGATGCAGAAGAGCCACTTTCAGTGCCTGCTGGACCAGAAACAGAAGCAGGAGGCGACACTGCCATAG AACCAACAGATGAAAACATTGCAGCAGCAGATGCAGCGCGCGAAG CAGCAGATGCAGCAATTCAAAGTGAAGATGCATcagacaaaataaaaataaaaacagagacCCCTCCTGCAGGAGCAGTACCAACAGCAGGATGTGACACTGGTATGAAGACAAGCCTAAAAG GTGATGCCGGACTGAGAAAAAAAACCCAGGCTAAGGTGCAGGAAAGAACACCgacaacacaaacaacagaaGTGGAAGAGACCGATCAGAGAGCTCTTCCAGAAACAAAATCAACACTACACG TACCGGTGGGGCTGGCTATAGGAGCAGTGTTCATAGCGATCGCTGTGGCGGCACTGTGTTACCGGCCTGCTGCTGAGCTAAGAAAGCCAACCCTGAACAGAGTGGAAGTGTTCCAGGAGGAGATGGTGAAGGTTGAGCAGAGCTTCCGCAATCAGCGGTCAGAGCTTTGGCGGCGCAGCCGCATACACCTCCAGCGCCACCTGAATTCCACCAAGCCCAGCGAGCCGGTCAGCCTGATCTTGGTGGGGGGCCGCAAAGCAGAGAGGACCCTGAAGTGCCTGGCTGTACGCCTGGCTGAAGCCTTCTCCTCGTCCCTCAATGGATCTGTGCTTCAGGTGGACGGCAGCAGTCTGGCCAACATGGACCACGACAAG GTTAAGCTAGATCTGGACAACCAGCTGAAAGAAGCCTTTATGGGCGACAAGCCGGCTGCCGTCATCCACCGCCTGGAAGAGCTGCTGCCGAGCTCCACGCTCATCTTCTACCGCTACTGCGACCACGAGAACGCCGCCTACAAGGATCCTTTCCTGGCCTTCACCATGCTCCTGCCTCAGGACGCCGTGGATCCAGGGTTCAGCATGAGTCAAGTGGAAGACATGGCACACAGCCACCTCCACCAAAAGTACCTGACCTCAGATCAGCCGGACACTTTTGACAGAATGGACGTGGACAAGCTGAGTGGGCTGTGGAGCCGCATATCCCATCTTATACTGCCTGTGAATATGGAGGAGCACATGGAGAAAGGTGGCTGTGACAGGAAGTGA
- the LOC121677605 gene encoding torsin-1A-interacting protein 2-like isoform X7 encodes MQDSSHSNEGLDGKALETNEQKTSVGGKDGESTEDGSLDLSSSIAVKSTPSDSNGDSTAEDLRHSGKVEVNEAGDAAIGIGGGVEKAGGVEKAGGVEKAGGVEKAGGVEKAGGVEQDGGVEQAGGVEKAGGVEKAGGVEKAGGVEKAGGVEKAGGVEQAGGVEQAGGVEQAGGVEQAGGVEQAGGVEQAGGVEQAGGVEQAGGVEKAGGVEKAGGVEQDTAGAGGAAATPDAGDQEEHATEGGKHADTAVHNNDAETVCEDAEEPLSVPAGPETEAGGDTAIEPTDENIAAADAAREGGTEATAVDAGAEADAAIQSEDASDKIKIKTETPPAGAVPTAGCDTGMKTSLKGDAGLRKKTQAKVQERTPTTQTTEVEETDQRALPETKSTLHVPVGLAIGAVFIAIAVAALCYRPAAELRKPTLNRVEVFQEEMVKVEQSFRNQRSELWRRSRIHLQRHLNSTKPSEPVSLILVGGRKAERTLKCLAVRLAEAFSSSLNGSVLQVDGSSLANMDHDKVKLDLDNQLKEAFMGDKPAAVIHRLEELLPSSTLIFYRYCDHENAAYKDPFLAFTMLLPQDAVDPGFSMSQVEDMAHSHLHQKYLTSDQPDTFDRMDVDKLSGLWSRISHLILPVNMEEHMEKGGCDRK; translated from the exons ATGCAGGACTCCAGTCACTCTAATGAAG GCCTGGATGGAAAGGCACTGGAGACCAATGAGCAGAAGACAAGTGTAGgaggaaaagatggagagagcacTGAAGATGGATCATTAGATCTTTCATCCTCCATTGCAGTgaaatcaacaccatcag ACTCAAATGGGGATTCAACAGCAGAGGACCTGAGACATTCGGGCAAAGTTGAAGTAAATGAGGCAGGAGATGCAGCAATTGGAATAGGAGGAGGAGTTGAGAAAGCTGGAGGAGTTGAGAAAGCTGGAGGAGTTGAGAAAGCTGGAGGAGTTGAGAAAGCTGGAGGAGTTGAGAAAGCTGGAGGAGTTGAGCAAGATGGAGGAGTTGAGCAAGCTGGAGGAGTTGAGAAAGCTGGAGGAGTTGAGAAAGCTGGAGGAGTTGAGAAAGCTGGAGGAGTTGAGAAAGCTGGAGGAGTTGAGAAAGCTGGAGGAGTTGAGCAAGCTGGAGGAGTTGAGCAAGCTGGAGGAGTTGAGCAAGCTGGAGGAGTTGAGCAAGCTGGAGGAGTTGAGCAAGCTGGAGGAGTTGAGCAAGCTGGAGGAGTTGAGCAAGCTGGAGGAGTTGAGCAAGCTGGAGGAGTTGAGAAAGCTGGAGGAGTTGAGAAAGCTGGAGGAGTTGAGCAAGACACAGCAGGAGCCGGAGGGGCTGCTGCAACACCAGACGCAGGAGATCAAGAAGAACATGCAACAGAAGGTGGAAAGCATGCAGACACAGCTGTGCACAACAATG ATGCAGAAACTGTGTGTGAAGATGCAGAAGAGCCACTTTCAGTGCCTGCTGGACCAGAAACAGAAGCAGGAGGCGACACTGCCATAG AACCAACAGATGAAAACATTGCAGCAGCAGATGCAGCGCGCGAAGGAGGGACAGAGGCCACAGCTGTGGATGCTGGAGCAGAAG CAGATGCAGCAATTCAAAGTGAAGATGCATcagacaaaataaaaataaaaacagagacCCCTCCTGCAGGAGCAGTACCAACAGCAGGATGTGACACTGGTATGAAGACAAGCCTAAAAG GTGATGCCGGACTGAGAAAAAAAACCCAGGCTAAGGTGCAGGAAAGAACACCgacaacacaaacaacagaaGTGGAAGAGACCGATCAGAGAGCTCTTCCAGAAACAAAATCAACACTACACG TACCGGTGGGGCTGGCTATAGGAGCAGTGTTCATAGCGATCGCTGTGGCGGCACTGTGTTACCGGCCTGCTGCTGAGCTAAGAAAGCCAACCCTGAACAGAGTGGAAGTGTTCCAGGAGGAGATGGTGAAGGTTGAGCAGAGCTTCCGCAATCAGCGGTCAGAGCTTTGGCGGCGCAGCCGCATACACCTCCAGCGCCACCTGAATTCCACCAAGCCCAGCGAGCCGGTCAGCCTGATCTTGGTGGGGGGCCGCAAAGCAGAGAGGACCCTGAAGTGCCTGGCTGTACGCCTGGCTGAAGCCTTCTCCTCGTCCCTCAATGGATCTGTGCTTCAGGTGGACGGCAGCAGTCTGGCCAACATGGACCACGACAAG GTTAAGCTAGATCTGGACAACCAGCTGAAAGAAGCCTTTATGGGCGACAAGCCGGCTGCCGTCATCCACCGCCTGGAAGAGCTGCTGCCGAGCTCCACGCTCATCTTCTACCGCTACTGCGACCACGAGAACGCCGCCTACAAGGATCCTTTCCTGGCCTTCACCATGCTCCTGCCTCAGGACGCCGTGGATCCAGGGTTCAGCATGAGTCAAGTGGAAGACATGGCACACAGCCACCTCCACCAAAAGTACCTGACCTCAGATCAGCCGGACACTTTTGACAGAATGGACGTGGACAAGCTGAGTGGGCTGTGGAGCCGCATATCCCATCTTATACTGCCTGTGAATATGGAGGAGCACATGGAGAAAGGTGGCTGTGACAGGAAGTGA